A portion of the Ricinus communis isolate WT05 ecotype wild-type chromosome 10, ASM1957865v1, whole genome shotgun sequence genome contains these proteins:
- the LOC8285671 gene encoding uncharacterized protein LOC8285671 — MATELPPPEVPIAATVTTSNTAVITPAEPENAASLPAAPKRQRRPSVRLGEIGDQSATLSYDVRRSWRLPKESSKSVKARSLTNLVNGNESYENQEIEGNGEFGGQRKKAKRAKRVRSNWIASRVDEGGDSREDGDEGFRDFDQDSEQQSPLHSNDNIMWHGHKRTGMGTGTGRVRVSENDGMEMDYYPEKSDSRDRKCSTSEGVRTWLIELGLSRYAPVFEVHEVDDQVLPLLTLEDLKDMGINAVGSRRKLYSAIQKLRKGYS, encoded by the coding sequence ATGGCCACCGAATTACCGCCACCGGAAGTCCCAATTGCCGCCACAGTAACCACTTCCAACACAGCAGTTATAACACCTGCAGAACCAGAAAACGCCGCCTCATTACCTGCAGCTCCGAAACGTCAACGGCGGCCAAGCGTCCGCCTCGGCGAGATCGGCGATCAGTCGGCAACTCTATCATATGATGTCCGGCGGTCGTGGCGGCTTCCAAAAGAGTCGTCTAAATCAGTTAAAGCTCGTTCTTTAACAAATCTAGTAAACGGAAACGAAAGCTATGAAAATCAAGAAATAGAAGGAAACGGCGAGTTTGGAGGACAGAGAAAGAAGGCGAAGAGAGCGAAAAGAGTAAGGTCGAATTGGATAGCATCAAGAGTCGATGAAGGAGGAGATAGTAGAGAAGATGGAGATGAAGGATTTAGGGATTTTGATCAAGATTCGGAACAACAAAGTCCGCTTCATTCTAATGATAATATCATGTGGCATGGACATAAACGGACGGGTATGGGTACGGGCACGGGTCGGGTTAGGGTTTCTGAAAATGATGGAATGGAAATGGATTATTATCCGGAAAAATCGGATTCTAGGGACCGTAAATGCAGTACGAGTGAAGGAGTGAGGACGTGGCTGATTGAATTAGGGTTAAGTAGGTACGCACCGGTTTTTGAAGTGCATGAAGTGGATGATCAAGTTTTGCCCTTATTAACTTTGGAAGATCTCAAAGATATGGGAATTAACGCTGTTGGTTCTAGAAGGAAACTCTATTCTGCTATCCAGAAGCTTCGTAAGGGCTATTCTTGA